ACTACCCTCATGAACTTGCCGAATGATCCTTCTTTTAAACTTATTtagattaggtttaatttcacTAAAACGCCTGGCATTTCTCTGAAACCACAGCTCTTTCATAGTAGCACAAGCAGCTGTCATCCACAACTGATTTATTATTTTACCTTTGTGTTTTGCCACCTGACAAACATCTGCAAAAGAGTTAGGCTTtggaaatctaaaaactctagtcaACCAATTCCAAACTGCAATACTGAACTCACATTCCCAGAGAGTATGATTAATATTATCTTGATCTGCACAACAAATACAGCAGATTGAAGCCATTTCAAATCCCCTCTTCACCATGATAgcatcatctacatagacttcttGTTGTAACTTCCATACATTGCTGACTATACTAGGATGAAGAAAATGTTTCCAAATGTATTTTGTCCATGCCAAAACTGGTTCTTGAGATCTTATTCTTTCAACTGCAGAATGAGTTGAGAATTTACCATTTTTATCAGCATTCCATAATCTTATATCAATACCACCATGAACAGCAGGCAGTTGATAATTAGAGATAGGTTGTTGCAGCTCAACTGGAATGTGCCACTGACCTTCAGATAAAAGTGAATTCACTTTCAAACCTTGTGATTCATTCCGGTGTTCACTGTCACTATGCTTCATTTTGGTTTGCCATGCCCCATGTATGTCAAGCTATTCCGGCCAAGTGAGCTTTTAGGGTGTACTCTGATCAGAAAAGAGAGTTCCTTTAGAAATTACACAGTCCTGTCAGAAGGGCACTTTTGGTAATTACAAGGATAAGATCTAAATCGTCCACTTAAAATCTGAAATCCAAATCCAATAGAGAGAAGAAATTATAAAACCCTAATCAGTCCCAGTCCGCCTTTGCTTCGATTTTCAGATTTCCATAGTTTCAGATCTTATCTCAAGTTTTGCAGATCGATCCATGAAATCAATTTCCCCACAAGTTTCAATTCCTATTTCTCATTTTGATCTTCCCCGAAATCAAAACCCCGATCACTAAGTAAGAAGACATTAAGGTATCGATGGATACTTTAAGAAGGAGTATTGATTTTGTTGTATGTGATTCTGGTGGAGGGATCGGAACACACAAACAACCACAACATGATCATATTTCCTCGATCAAAACAGAACCTTATCAATTCACGAGGACTTGGATAAGGAACAAGGTATTTTTCTGCTACATGAACTCCTCAAGGAAGTTATGCTTGATTGATTTTATTAATCAATTAAGTAATTGGGACTAATATGTGGTTTTATTGATTTTCACAGGATATACCAGCTTATTCCCCTTATTTTGACAAAGTGTTGTTTGATATGAACGGGAAAGGTTTAATAAGGATGCTGGAGGTGTGTCTCTGGTTTCTCGGTTGAAGGTGAAATATCACATTTACCTGTCAAAGACCAGGACGGCATGTACCAATTTGATACTCGTGCTGATCTAGCCGCTCTGGCCTCTAAGGTTATTTTGCTGTATGTTATACTAAAAATCACAGAATGATTTACTCCTTCAGTCTTGTCTGACAGACTCAGGCTACTATCCTTATTTTTGTGAATTTTACCCTAGACGTTTCAGAGTTGGAGAATGATATAATGTATCCATAAATTTAACTTGTCTTACAGTAGATAAATTCCGAATCCATGGTTTTGTTGTTTATCTTAGTTAGATATATATGCTGTTGATATTGCTAATGGTGTAGTAGTACATCTTAAAAGAAACCCATCCTGCTTGATAAATTTATGTATATAACTTTGAGAAGGGTCAGATGATGGGTATATTTCTTCTGTTCTAGAACTTTTCTAATTTGGAATTTCGAAACTCATCTTCAAACTGCAATGGGGGCTTTTGTGATACCTAATCCGTGATTCAGTTCTTTTTGTTTCCTCATATGTGGGTTTTCTTATGTTTTTTTGTTTCATGATTGTTCGGCCAGTGCTAAGTTTCTAACTAGATCTGTGTGGATAATTTACACAGTATATTAGTTCTGATTCAGACTGCAATGGGGTTCTGATAGTGCGAAGTGTCTAGTTATACTTGTGTCGATAATTTCAGTTGATTTTGCAACTGTGTTTTCATCTGAATTTGCCAGCAGTCATGTTAGACACTTTTATCTCTCTCCAATTTTACTGATTTTGTAAGTGTTGGTTAGGTATCGCTTGCAAGAGGAGAAAACTCAGCGCGTGGTCTTTGTCGCTGGATATGCTCGTGGAGAATCTGACTACTAACGTCGAAGACACTCCTGTTCTGAAAGTTGTTCATACTTTTCGAGATGATTCAGTACCTTCCCTGGCTGCTCACAATGATATGGTCCAATTCTTAAATGCAGCAAAAACACACCGCAAGGATTTAATCGCTAAAGGAAGTACGACTCGGCTCATTTTATTTGTTTAGTTAGCTGGCAGCCGTTCCGCTTATCTGTTGCATTAGTCCTTCGCATATGAAGACAAAAGCTTCATCGCCTAATATTAATGTCATGTATGCCATGGTCATCTCTGCCTGGGTATAATTATTCAAGGTAACAACATTTTACCGTTTCACTGCTTGTTAACTATTAGATACACATGATTTAGGTTTTACTTTTTTGTTATATACCTAATTGACGTGCTCGTGAAGAAGTGATCGAGGACTATGCGTTGATGGATTTATCGTCTGCATCTCAATTTACCAGTACGAAGGTCTCTCCATTGATGATGAACGTTCTCATCCATGATTTTCTTTATTGTTCTTTGGAGCCACATTTTGAGAGTCTCGGTTATAAATGAAGAACATAGATGCGACGTGATAAATCCTTGCTTTAAATTAGGAGGAGCTGACAAGTATCAACTTGTTGGAATCTAGAGATAGACCCATCAGACCCTGAATGCGTGAAATGCTTTTGTAGATTGATGTATAAGGAGGTTTATGATGAGACCCCTACTTTCTTATGAACCAAAACAATATGATTTTGTTGTGGTCAAACTACTACAGATGACTGTAAGGTGTTGGAGCAGGAAAGAAGTGTCTATTCTATCTGTTCTCTTAATCTGCATACAAgagtgtgtttttttttgtttgttttgtaatTTTAGTTCTGGGTTATCATGTAGTAACCTGAAAGAGGTCTTCATGTTTAAAATGGATTTCTGATGGTTATTTTAAGTTTAGTTAGTTCAGAATATTTTGTATGTAGACTGTGCAAAAATTGTTTGTAATTGTGTTTACACATTGTGAACATCTTCGTGTATCATTGCATCCATAAGAAATGTCCGTCTTCTAAACCAGGTGGTCCATActagataaaaataatgcaattTGATGTGTCGAAGCACTGTTTATTGATTGAATGGTTTTTTTGTATTACCTTGTTTATATTTCGAAATTAATCAGGCACTAAaactttcttctttttcataGAGACCAAAATGTTAGAATAATCTCAAAGTTGGGAATGATATTATGGAAAGTTACTGTAAGATGGAGATGAAAGTGTAATTTTCATGAACTCGATGTTTTCGATATGCAGGATTGTCATCCAGAGGCAGTTCACATTTAAGCTTCGAAGGCTCTATCAGTCAGCGGTCGCAATGAGAGGACAGGAAAATAAATTTCAGTCCAGTATTTGAAGAACAAATCTGCACCAGGCACTGATGGACCTGGCTCTGCATTTCCGAGGCGTGCTCCATATCTAATACTGCAACAACTTTCGGTCTTGAATTTGTGCATGCATTCTTGGATTCGTATTGATAAACTACTCCCTGTTCCCCCTTTCCATTATTTTTACCGACAAGAAGATAATTTGACTAGGTGCTAATGTTCTATACTTTTTACTAAACGTAGCATATCAAATTGGTTGTAATCAAGCAATGAACTAACATCCCACTAAGAATCTGTTTGAATACTCGTGATTGTTACTTTAACCGCAAGGATTGTCCACTAATTAATGATTGTCCCACAAAGAGAATCTAAATTGTATTGGTTAATTAAATAATTTTGTTGCTGGATTTTTAGTGATGCATATAGCTAATTTTATTATGTATGTGGCTTGACACAAAACATAAAACTCTCTTAGAATTGAACGATTAAAGGGACCATTTTTTTTACATCAACCCTAGATCAAGATAACGAAGTGCCGTTACAGCATGGTCTATTAGAAAAAGAAATTTCATGCGTATATCATGTTCGAGAAAGAAAAAGGATAATAAGAATAGGTTCCACAAAAAATTATAATTCAATAATCTGACAGAACCCatcaaaaatatcagaaaaaattaTAAAGGAAGGCCAATAAAGAGTAGAATGCTCTTAGGACAATAACTTAACAATGTTGTTTGGGATTTACATCCATACTTATTCCTATTTCCCTATTTCATATTAACATTTATCCTTTTTGCTCCACATAGAATTGAAAATGATGGACGGGGCCAGTATCATCCTGTAGGGACGAAGAATTGACTAACACCACATGTTTGGAATGTCATGTAGGTGTCTTCATCGGCATAACACATCTGATTCACGGAATACGAATTATAAGCACCATTTAGTTAACGTTAACCCGCATTGTACCTTGCGATAGACCAAAACCTGGAATTTGTGTCAAGCAAATGAATATGTGTGTCCCCACTTcccaaaatttatcatttttagaTCATGAACACGTGAACTGCAGTAACCATTATGAACAAATAATCTCAATGAACTAAACATTTGTGTAACTCAAAATATCATATCGTGAACAACAttacaaaaaataataacaaaacgaTTAACCACCTACTTTtgttatatatattttattttgagAAAATTATCATAAtaaaacagaaaataaataaaacaaaataatcaacCTTACATCGCATCTTCATAAGCTAAACCCCACTACTGCACACCACCATTTTCCTCCACAAATTCTAATGAAAATTACTCCACCATATCAGCTACCTTCTCTCAGCATAATTGTTAGTAGGCATCTCCTCAACCGGTAGAAAAATATCTAATAACAAGTTTTATGTGTAAAATGCACCCACAAATAATCACACTTACCCCATTCTAATGAAATTATTCTGGAATTGGTCTCGCACCTGAAACACAGAGATAGTCAACAAACAAACTATAACCTTATCAGAAACCGAATTGAAACCTAAATAGAAATTAGTACTTAAATGTCACATTTTTCAAACAGACACTTTTGATGAGATGTCGACTTCCTAAACCAcctttccaaacgaaatattttgatttttctgaaaagaTCAAACCCATAAACATCATGCACGACTTCCTGATGTGTCAGATTCCTAACCAGGCACTTGAAGGGGGGGGTATAAACTTTCCCCGAAGGCTTCTTGCCTACATATACACACACCAGACATTAATTTTTTGCATTTGCTTGTTACAAATAAAAATTTCTTAGAGAAAAAAAACAGCAACCTAGGAACCTTATTGATGCATATCCAAACTGTGACACTTGAATGGGTTTACATATCATGGAAATCAACTGCCATTGCTCCCTCTTCGATGTGATTTTTTTCAAAAGTCATAGTCGATATCTTCTGTTCGCTACCTTTTTTTCTCAGAAACTGAAAGTACGTGGGTTTGTATAGCGCTGAAGAATGATTTGTATCTTTTATATAGTTGTCGGAAACTTGGCTCTAAAGAAAACCTTTACAATTGTTATAAAATTAATTTCTGTTATatggcaatataaataaatataacacATAATTATGGTTTTAATCAATGTGACTTGAACAATGGTTACAAACTTTACCATATTAACCATTGGTTTTGTTTATATTAGTAAATTAATTGTATTAATGGAACCCGTAAGTTTGTGTTCAGGTAAATAATTAGATTTTTTCAGATACTCTAaacataaatattaatttaaCTTCACCATATTAACCAATGGCTTTGTTTATATTATTAAATTAACTGTATTAATGGAACCCGTAAGATTGTGTTCAGGTAAATAATTAGATTTTTTCAGATATTCTAAaacataaatattaatttaaaatatcaaCTAATATAGTAATTTTTAGATGTTCTTATTAAATTTTTTAGATGTTTATCATTAATATTAAAACTAATATGTCATTTCTAGATTTTCTTTTACTTATAAAAGAATCAACAAATACAAATCTTATAATTTTATTCCAAAAATATGTTGaattaatttttattcatttTAATCATAAATGCCAAAACtaatatagtagttttctttaccattttcagaattttttttgaacctacaaatgggggatatcaaaactaattgggggatatgaattacttcccccaaccaaaggtgtctgctaaggggtgttttttggggcgaaaatactaaaactcccttccctcaaaataaaaattaaaaacttaaaatcagaaaaaaaaaaaaaaaaacaaaaacatatcccCCTTTTCCAActtcacctcttattaatctcttttagggttatgGCTTTGAAACTTAAATATTcctcactccctttcaaatttaaGATTTTCCCCGCtctctttcaaattctcttctccttctctgcctgctcctcactttgaaaacaatttttttctttgtcggactcggaagtgatgaagacatgtcggaagtgatgaataccatgccggaagtgatgaataccatgtcggaaatgatgaagaccatgccggaagtgatgaagatcatgccggaagtgatgaacaccatgtcggaaatgatgaataccatgccggaagtgatgaagaccatgccggaagtgatgaatatcatgtcggaaatgatgaagaccacaccagaagtgatgaagaccacgccggaagtgatgaagaatacgtcggaagtgatgaagaccacaccggaagtgatgaagaccacgtCGGAagagatgaagaccatgccgaaaatatatttttttacatcgccggaagtgatgaagaccatgccggaattgatgaattcAGTGCCGGAACTAAATGTCGGCATGCTCGAGAACATCCTATCAATGCcagtagtcaagtgaaaaaaaaatcaattttctggatacttttcatcatgtgccgacatagaaatttaagcaacatactatggcGGCAtaggtaccggcatgctcgagaattaactaactgtgccggcagtggactgattaaaacaaattaaaataggttttgaagatcaaaacTAGAAAAAAATTCCCGGACCCCTCCGgatagtggcaaacatttatgaaaatttccaacaaatgccggcatggttttttcggTTGATTACAATGCCGGTaccgagctatttcagctgccacaatggtggattcaaagaaaaaaaatcaaattttcaacctcttagcagcaattctctcttcacaattatcctccactttcaccaaaaaaagttctcTCTCAAAAAAATTTCCTTCTTTCTACTCTCATCTtactcacccaaatacaaatacaaatacacactaatcatttaacaaatacttaagatttttactaattattattaaccactaaacctgattaatgaggggtagattaggatttaaaaaaatacttagaaaggagtgaccctgatttgatatttggatccagtttttgtctttttcctttatcccccaattagtttccatattCCCCAATTgcgcattcttttttttttcttacaaaagATTTTACAAATTAAaaacttattattttattctataAATATGTTGAGTTGATTTTTTATTTCAGTCATAAATCTACGAAATTaatataatattttttattattttctggattttttacAATAGCTACATGAAATTGTAAAAGATTATAAGATTAATATAGTATTTTTTGTCATTTctatagtttttctttttttttttccttacaaaGTATTTTATAAATATAAATCTCATTAATTTATCCATAATTACGTTGAATTGATTCTTTTTGTATTTTATTCATAAATGTAagagttaatacaaaagtgtaaAATCTTAATCCATCAAGAATTAatatagtattttttttattttctggattttttctaatatacatgaaattataaaagattcagaaaatataattttattttattccataaatatgttgaattgtttttttttattttaatcataaatgtatgaaattaatatagtagttttctttattttctggattttcacAATAAATGCACGAAATTAATATAGGAATTTTTTTAAATAATGAGGGTCATCCGTCGCGTGTGTCCCAACAATCCACCCAATTTACACCGCACATTGTCAGATCAACGCACCATATCTAACAAAATTTCATCTGACGAAAACGAATGGTTTCTCAATTAGCCAATGAGAGCGCGAGGTTACACTCACCAACCAATAGGAAAGAGAGTAAGCTCCACCAGTGCTACTTTTATACTTGAGTGAGGGATGATattgagtttttaggttgttgatatatTTTCTGGTGGGACTAGAAGCTCTAAGAAAAGAGCtttgttcagcttttaaccacagCAAAGACAATTTGCCTCAAaccatttattattattattattatgaaagggaGCCACTGAggcatttattattattattattattattattattacataaaactagttggaagcctaacaagctaggctccaacgacatactactacattaattgaacaggttgttgtgctagcctaccagcgggcctcatgggtaaccttgccaaagggagccgaaacggcgggaTGGGggcgagattgtgtcacaagggggcatgccaactctaccttccatgttaattcctgcaatattacgtcattggaaactcaaacctgggacctcctggagagCATCAAACTTTGGGGAACGAGAataaccagctgagctaggggcccgttctcttattattattattattattattattattattattatactatcattattattaattaattaagttGAAAATACTAGAATCACCCAACTAAATGGGTTCTATATTTTCAAGCCCCACCAAATGGATTCATTACTATAAACTTCATATTTAaactttttgatatttctaggcccagaactttagaTTTCAGGGATTGGT
This genomic interval from Papaver somniferum cultivar HN1 unplaced genomic scaffold, ASM357369v1 unplaced-scaffold_107, whole genome shotgun sequence contains the following:
- the LOC113327964 gene encoding uncharacterized protein LOC113327964 — translated: MKHSDSEHRNESQGLKVNSLLSEGQWHIPVELQQPISNYQLPAVHGGIDIRLWNADKNGKFSTHSAVERIRSQEPVLAWTKYIWKHFLHPSIVSNVWKLQQEVYVDDAIMVKRGFEMASICCICCADQDNINHTLWECEFSIAVWNWLTRVFRFPKPNSFADVCQVAKHKGKIINQLWMTAACATMKELWFQRNARRFSEIKPNLNKFKRRIIRQVHEGSYRMIVSRSGLAYESQIMLFFFQNLTFWYLYVS